From Humisphaera borealis, the proteins below share one genomic window:
- a CDS encoding WD40 domain-containing protein, whose translation MIRKTTLIALMFVAGTVRAADTSAPVSFTKDLRPLLNASCNACHKPDKSKFDLDMTTYASLMKGSKKGAIVVPGEPAKSKLLEVCSGDEPEMPPQGEGKPLTKDERSLIERWIKQGAKDDTIAPGMAKIATPVYTVPPVVTSIAWSPDGKQLAVSGYHEVVVHDVGTSGETKIAGRLIGECPRIESVAFSKDGSLIGVAGGAPGEFGQVQIWDAKTLKVKKVFQPATDSLYGISFSPDGKTVGVGGADKVARRIDIETGKVLTDFRAHADWVLATTFTLDGKQMVTGGRDKAMKLVDVETGRFIDDINNPVEQVLCVARHPKEEQIVYGGDLGVARIYKISDNQGRTAGRNDTNLLMQFDRLPAAISAVAFNPDGTQVALGTLDRVHVYDAKGKPADPAMKKPAAARPATGRRAPRPPPPSQGKELLTLDEFSGPVYAVAWKPDGSAIAAAGFDGTVRLFDAKTGDLIKGFSPVPLSGSSAKP comes from the coding sequence ATGATCCGCAAAACGACACTGATCGCCCTCATGTTCGTGGCTGGTACCGTCCGCGCGGCCGATACCTCCGCGCCGGTCTCGTTTACGAAAGACCTGCGTCCGCTTCTCAACGCCAGTTGCAACGCCTGTCACAAGCCGGACAAGAGCAAGTTCGACCTCGACATGACGACCTACGCGTCGCTCATGAAGGGGAGCAAGAAGGGCGCGATCGTCGTCCCCGGCGAACCGGCCAAGTCGAAGCTGCTGGAGGTCTGCAGCGGCGACGAGCCCGAGATGCCGCCGCAAGGCGAAGGCAAGCCGCTGACCAAAGACGAGCGTTCGCTGATCGAACGGTGGATCAAGCAGGGGGCCAAGGACGACACCATCGCCCCCGGCATGGCCAAGATTGCCACGCCCGTTTACACCGTCCCGCCGGTGGTGACGTCCATCGCCTGGTCGCCGGATGGCAAGCAACTGGCGGTCAGCGGTTATCACGAGGTGGTCGTTCACGACGTCGGCACGTCGGGCGAAACGAAGATCGCCGGGCGGTTGATCGGCGAATGCCCGCGGATCGAGTCTGTCGCGTTCAGCAAGGACGGATCGCTCATCGGCGTTGCCGGCGGCGCGCCCGGCGAGTTCGGGCAGGTGCAGATCTGGGATGCCAAAACACTGAAAGTGAAAAAGGTCTTCCAGCCGGCGACCGATTCGCTCTACGGAATCTCGTTCTCGCCGGACGGCAAAACGGTCGGCGTCGGCGGGGCGGACAAGGTTGCCCGGCGGATCGACATCGAAACCGGCAAGGTGCTGACCGACTTCCGCGCCCACGCCGACTGGGTGCTCGCCACCACCTTCACACTCGACGGCAAGCAGATGGTGACCGGCGGCCGCGATAAGGCGATGAAGCTGGTCGATGTCGAGACTGGCCGATTCATCGACGACATCAACAACCCGGTCGAACAGGTGCTGTGCGTCGCACGCCATCCGAAGGAAGAGCAGATCGTTTACGGCGGGGACCTGGGCGTCGCCCGTATCTACAAGATCTCCGACAACCAGGGCCGCACCGCCGGCCGCAACGACACCAACCTGCTGATGCAGTTCGACCGCCTGCCCGCGGCGATCAGCGCGGTCGCGTTCAACCCCGACGGCACACAGGTGGCGCTGGGCACGTTGGATCGCGTGCACGTTTACGATGCCAAGGGCAAGCCGGCCGACCCGGCGATGAAGAAGCCCGCCGCTGCCCGCCCGGCGACCGGCCGCCGCGCCCCGCGTCCGCCGCCGCCGTCGCAGGGCAAGGAGCTGCTGACGCTCGACGAGTTCTCCGGCCCGGTCTACGCCGTCGCTTGGAAGCCCGACGGCTCGGCGATCGCCGCCGCGGGGTTCGACGGCACCGTTCGGCTCTTCGACGCCAAGACCGGGGACCTGATCAAAGGTTTCTCGCCCGTTCCGCTGAGCGGATCGTCGGCCAAGCCATGA